Below is a genomic region from Dechloromonas denitrificans.
GTCATGCTCGACACCCACACGGCCGATGGCCTGAAGGTGGCACTGGAGCATCGTCAGCCAGGGCTTCCGATGATCGTGCTGGAAACGGCTCAACCGGCCAAGTTTGAGGAAACCATTCGCGAGGCACTGGGTACCGAGCCGGTGCGTCCGGCGGAGTTGGCCGGGATCGAAAATCTGTCCCAGCACGTCGTGGTCATGGCGCCCGATGTCGAGGCCATCAAGCGCTTCCTGGTCGAACGCGTTTAAGTGATTGAAAGAAGGGGCTGCGGCCCCTTCTTTTTATACGCGGTAATCCGAAACGGCCAGCCGCTGCAGGCGGGCAAGAACTTCCGAGAACTCGCCTTCGATCGAAATGGCCTGATCGAAGAAATGGTGCGTTTCATCCAGCGCCTCCTTGAGCAGATCTTCAACGTAGCTTTCCTGACTTTCAGTCAAGCCAAGCGTCACGATGGTCCGGCTCAGGCCTTCGATCATTTCGACCATTTGGTGCTGACCATTGCTGCGATTGTCGCGCGACTTGTCATTGATTCGCGCCAGCGCACCGCGCAACTCGGCCAGCACGCCTTCGATGCCCAGTTTCTGCAAGTCGCGTTCCTTGCTGGCATCCAGCCCGCCAATCCTGATATCCGCACTTTCTGCCAGGACCGCCAGGTTGTCGCGCAAACGTCCGACTTTTTCCGGGTTGTCGGTGGGCAAATTTTGCACGAGCAATGAAACATGCGCGTAATTGAGCACCGCCCGCGAGCCGAACTCAAAAATACGGCCAATATCCTTCAACGTGTCGAGCACGGAGGATTGCAAAGGCGACATTTCTCCCTCGGTCGAGAGAACAAGCAGTTCATTGCAACCGCGAATCTGGACGGCTCCCTTGAGCCCCCAGGCCTTCATGGCCTGAATCAGCTGTCGCCCGATGCAGTCATAGCTGTGACCACTGGCGGACTCGCGCAGGAATTCAATGACCACCCCCAGATCACTCATGCCGGTCATTGCGGCAAAGGCTATTTTTTGTGCGTTTGAAGACTGATCGGCCAGTTGGCGCAAGCGATCGCCCTGATCGATCACCCCTTTGATCTTGTGCTTCAACTCATGCACGGCAATCGGTTTGGTCACAAAGTCATCGCCGCCGGCCTCGTAGGCGGCAACACGCTCGGGTGCCGTGTCGTGTGCCGAGACGAAAATAACCGGGATGTGGCCGCTTCCCGGCCGGGTGCGGAAGGAGCGGCAGGTGTCGTAGCCGTTGATGTCCGGCATCTCGATATCGAGCAGTAAAACATCGAACTGCTCAT
It encodes:
- a CDS encoding response regulator yields the protein MNSKHRIAIIEDNTPQRVILSRLLCTDYEVTEFAGGEEFLACHEQFDVLLLDIEMPDINGYDTCRSFRTRPGSGHIPVIFVSAHDTAPERVAAYEAGGDDFVTKPIAVHELKHKIKGVIDQGDRLRQLADQSSNAQKIAFAAMTGMSDLGVVIEFLRESASGHSYDCIGRQLIQAMKAWGLKGAVQIRGCNELLVLSTEGEMSPLQSSVLDTLKDIGRIFEFGSRAVLNYAHVSLLVQNLPTDNPEKVGRLRDNLAVLAESADIRIGGLDASKERDLQKLGIEGVLAELRGALARINDKSRDNRSNGQHQMVEMIEGLSRTIVTLGLTESQESYVEDLLKEALDETHHFFDQAISIEGEFSEVLARLQRLAVSDYRV